Within Paeniglutamicibacter psychrophenolicus, the genomic segment CCAAAGAGCACGCGCCGGTCGGTCGGCATGAAGTCGCGGCCGTTGTTGTTGTACTCGGCCGGGGTCGCCCTGAAGTCGTTGGGCTTGGCGATCTTGCGTTCGATGAACTTCGAGTAGAAGCGGTAGGCCACCAGGTAGGTGCACACCGCGGCGAAGACGAACCAGATCGCGTTGATGGTTTCCCCACGGGAGAACGCCAGGATGGCCCAGGCGACGCCGCCGAGCAGCGAGATGGCCACCCACAGCGCGATCTTCGCCGGCGTCCATTTCCTTTCCTCTGCCTCCGCTACCTGCGGGTCGATTCCTGCCGGGGGAAGCCCCGGGGCCGTTGGTTGGGTCTTGCTCATGTTTTCCTCTCACGCAACTGACGGATAAGGGATGCGAGTGGTCGTTGGCCGGTGGCGCGGCCTTGTTGGACGCGCCACCCGCCTAGCTACCTACACCGTAGTCCGCGGGAAAAACAGTTTCAGAACTTTACGATGATTTTCCCGGTGTGTTGCCCCGAATCGAAGTATTCGTGTGCCAAAGCGGCTTCCGTGAAGGGGAAACGTCGATCGATGGACAACGTGAGCGTCCCGTTGGCCAGCATCGGCAGGGCGTGCTCTTTCACCGCTGCGACGATTTTCGCCTTTTGTTCCAGCGGCCGGGCGCGCAGCGTGGTGCCCGCGACCCGGGCGCGCTTGGCCATCAACACCCCGAGGTTGAGTTCTGCCTTGGCGCCTCCCTGCAGGCCGATGACCACCAGGGTCCCGTCCTTGGCCAGCGCACGAACATTTGGTTCCAGGTACTTCGCGCCCACGACGTCAAGGATCACGTCGGCCCCGGCGCCGTCGGTGAGCTCCTTGGTGCGCGCGGCAAAGTCCTCTTCGCGGTAGTTGATGCCGGCGGCCGCACCGAGGGCCAGGCAGTGGGCGATCTTTTCCTCGCTTGAGGCGGTCACCAGGACCCTGGCCCCGGCTGCCGCAGCCAATTGGATGGCCATCGACCCGATGCCTCCGGCCCCGCCGTGCAGCAGCACGGTGTCTCCGCGGGCGAGCCCGGCCTCCAAGAAGAGGTTGGACACCACGGTGCAGGCGACTTCCATGAAGCCCGCTGCATCGACAAGGTCCACGGTCTCGGGAACCGAAAGCACCTGCCCCGCGGCAACCGCCACGTATCGGGCGTAGCCGCCGCCGGCCAGCAGGGCGCAGACCCGCTGGCCCACCGCCAGTCCCACCGTGCCCTCCCCCAGTGCCTCGACGGTGCCCGAAACCTCGAGCCCGGGAATATCGCTGGCCCCGGGCGGAGGCGGGTAGACGCCCCGGCGCTGCTGCACGTCGGCACGGTTCAGTCCGAAGGCCGCCACCTTGATCAGCACTTCCCCGGGCCCGGGGACCGGCATGGGCCGATCGACTTCGGTGAGCACCTCCGGGCCGCCGGCACCGCGGTATTCAATGGCACGCATCATCGTCATCCTTGTCTTCCAGCTTTCTTCACTTGGCTTGGTTGGCAGGGCCAATTGGGGCCACTCTACCGCCCGGAAAAACCGACTCCCGATTGTGACCGCAGGGGCGTGGCGGTCCCAGGGCACGTTCGGGCTGGCGTATACTTTCTTGGTCTGGATGGTTGTCCGAGCGGCCTAAGGAGCTGGTCTTGAAAACCAGTGTGCGGTAACCCCGTACCAAGAGTTCAAATCTCTTACCATCCGCTCACATAGAAAGCCCCTACTTCCTTTTATTTACGAGGAAGTAGGGGCTTTTCTTGTTTAAGGCTAGAGGCCTTTTGGGCACGTTTTGGGCACAAGTCATTTTGAGACAGCGGCATCCAGAGCTATGTCCGCGGCGTCCAAATCGTCATCAAACAGCTCTGCATAGACGTCCAGCGTCATTGCCGCCGAGCTGTGACCGAGCATTCGTTGCACCGCTTTCACGTTGGCGCCGGCACTCACGGCAAAGCTTGCGGCCGAACGCCTAAGGTCATGAGGCGTCACTCTGTCGACCTTGGCAGCTTGAACGGCCGAGCGATCAATTATGACCCCCTAGACTGCGTCGGGGCGTATAGGGGCTCAGTCATCTTTGTTGCCACTCGAAATTACTCAAATTCCCCGTGATTTCGGGTCACTATCCGTTACAAGCGTCATGCCATGTCGGTACAATTGATGCTATGAACACTCGTATATGCCCCGTTTGTCAGGGGTCCATGGCTATGAGGCGTGCTGATGCCCGTTTTTGCTCGACTAAGTGCCGCG encodes:
- a CDS encoding NAD(P)H-quinone oxidoreductase; this translates as MRAIEYRGAGGPEVLTEVDRPMPVPGPGEVLIKVAAFGLNRADVQQRRGVYPPPPGASDIPGLEVSGTVEALGEGTVGLAVGQRVCALLAGGGYARYVAVAAGQVLSVPETVDLVDAAGFMEVACTVVSNLFLEAGLARGDTVLLHGGAGGIGSMAIQLAAAAGARVLVTASSEEKIAHCLALGAAAGINYREEDFAARTKELTDGAGADVILDVVGAKYLEPNVRALAKDGTLVVIGLQGGAKAELNLGVLMAKRARVAGTTLRARPLEQKAKIVAAVKEHALPMLANGTLTLSIDRRFPFTEAALAHEYFDSGQHTGKIIVKF